The Alnus glutinosa chromosome 7, dhAlnGlut1.1, whole genome shotgun sequence genome includes a region encoding these proteins:
- the LOC133874263 gene encoding adenylate kinase isoenzyme 6 homolog — protein MEQNGSVRGRRQPNILVTGTPGTGKTTTSSALAEATQLRHICVGDLVREKNLHDGWDNEFECYLINEDLVCDELEDLMEGGGNLVDYHGCDFFPERWFDQVVVLQTDNSVLYDRLSRRGYTGSKLSNNIECEIFQVLLQEAKESYPEDIVVALKSDTIEDITRNVESLTDWVRSWHPAS, from the exons ATGGAGCAAAACGGTAGCGTAAGAGGTAGAAGGCAGCCGAACATACTGGTGACAGGGACGCCCGGGACGGGCAAGACAACGACGTCGTCTGCTCTGGCAGAGGCCACTCAGCTCCGCCACATTTGCGTCGGAGATTTGGTGAGGGAGAAGAACCTGCACGACGGCTGGGACAACGAGTTCGAGTGTTACCTTATCAACGAAGACCTC GTTTGCGATGAGCTTGAGGATTTGATGGAAGGAGGAGGGAACCTAGTGGACTACCATGGTTGTGATTTCTTTCCTGAGCGATGGTTTGATCAAGTTGTTGTGCTTCAAACTGACAACTCGGTGTTGTACGATCGCTTGAGTAGAAG AGGTTACACAGGGTCGAAGCTTTCAAACAATATTGAGTGTGAAATCTTTCAAGTTTTGCTTCAGGAGGCAAAAGAAAGTTATCCAGAGGACATTGTTGTGGCATTGAAGAGCGATACTATTGAAGACATTACCAGAAATGTTGAGAGTTTAACAGATTGGGTGAGGAGTTGGCACCCTGCTTCCTAA